The genomic window CGGAGCTTCAAAAATGCGGGTAAATCCTTTACGGTGAGCGACGGAAAGCATTTCAATATCAAAGGCATATTTTTTCACGACGAGCTTAGGCAGAATTCTTTCCAGGACTTTTCTTTTAAAGATTTTAATACCCGGTTGGGTGTCTTTAATTTTGACGCCAAAAAGCAAGCGGACTAAATGATAGTAACCCCAGCTTAATATTTTTCTGTCCAGCGGATATTGGACCACCGAAGCTAGGTGGCGTTTAGAGCCGACGATAATATCCGCGTTATACCATTCTAAGTGTTCCAACAACATGGAGATGCCGTTGGGGTCGATTTCCATACCGGCGTCTAAAAAAGCAATGTAGTCGCCCTTGGCTTTGGACATGCCGTAGCGGACAGTATAACCTTTGCCTTGATGGGTTTGATTGAGATAAACTTTGAGTTGAGGCGAAGTTAACATTTTGGCCTTGCTATAAGTTTTATCCAGCCGGCCGTCGACAATCACAATCATTTCATGGTCATAGCGGATTTGGTTTAAGACTGTCTGAATCCGTTTTAAGTCTTTGACAATCGTCGATTCTTGTTTATAGGCAGGGATAATAATGGAAATGAGGTGTTTAGGATTTTTTGGCATTTAAGAACTTTATAACTAAGAAATAGGGAAAAAGCAAACCAGGCAGGCGAGCCTGACGTTTTAATTATTACACTTGGTTAATAAAATCTTGGGAGTAAGTATACAATTAAAGGATGAAGTCTGTCAGTGTGGTGATGCCGGCTTTTAACAGCATCAGAACGATTGAGGTGTGTTTAAAAAGCATTCGGGAGCAGGATTATGGCGGTAAAGTGGAGATTGTGGTGGCGGACGGCGGGTCGACTGACGGGACTTTGGCAGTGTTAAAGAAGTATGGCTGCAAGGTGGTGGCAGAGAGGACTGGTAATCCGGAAAAAGCTAAGGCGATTGGATTGAAAGAGGCAAAAGAGGAGTTCGTGTTGTTGATGGCTTCAGATAATGTGCTGCCGGATAAATTATGGCTAAAAATAATGGTTGTTAGTTTGTTAAAAGAGCCGGAAGCAGTGGCCGCTTATCCGTGGCACTATGCTTATCGAAAAACCGACACCAGCTTAAATCGCTATTTTGCTTTGATGGGGGTGAATGATCCGGTAGCGAAGTTTATGGGTAAAGCCGACCGGCAGGGTTGGGGTGGAAATGGGTGGCGGTTAAGCGGTGCAGCTGAAGATAAAGGCGGTTATTGGTTGGTGCGGTTTACCGCCAAAGATATGCCGACGCTGGGGGACAACGGGATTTTGGTGTGGAAAGATAAGTTGGTGAAAGCAAAAGTTGACGAAAAATATTTTTCCCACATTGATGTGTTTTATGATCTTGTAAGTTTAGGAATGAACC from Candidatus Beckwithbacteria bacterium includes these protein-coding regions:
- a CDS encoding glycosyltransferase family 2 protein, with protein sequence MPKNPKHLISIIIPAYKQESTIVKDLKRIQTVLNQIRYDHEMIVIVDGRLDKTYSKAKMLTSPQLKVYLNQTHQGKGYTVRYGMSKAKGDYIAFLDAGMEIDPNGISMLLEHLEWYNADIIVGSKRHLASVVQYPLDRKILSWGYYHLVRLLFGVKIKDTQPGIKIFKRKVLERILPKLVVKKYAFDIEMLSVAHRKGFTRIFEAPIKLKYHFGSVTDAATLNTIWHMLYDTLAVFYRLKILKYYD
- a CDS encoding glycosyltransferase family 2 protein: MKSVSVVMPAFNSIRTIEVCLKSIREQDYGGKVEIVVADGGSTDGTLAVLKKYGCKVVAERTGNPEKAKAIGLKEAKEEFVLLMASDNVLPDKLWLKIMVVSLLKEPEAVAAYPWHYAYRKTDTSLNRYFALMGVNDPVAKFMGKADRQGWGGNGWRLSGAAEDKGGYWLVRFTAKDMPTLGDNGILVWKDKLVKAKVDEKYFSHIDVFYDLVSLGMNQFVVVKNEIVHDTGEKCFKFLSKRFRYMKELYLSQRNMRRFKWVRSWRDKARLGLSVVYSLTLVGPTLEAAWGFMVKPDLAWFWHPVMSVAMVFVYGKPVLIRLIFQFFRVGDQSKVLA